One stretch of Acholeplasma laidlawii PG-8A DNA includes these proteins:
- a CDS encoding 1-acyl-sn-glycerol-3-phosphate acyltransferase has protein sequence MADNNKKVDHDFQLLKNVKKVKLAKDYNFFNHNPFFKLLSFFTVLLIKVLVFYVFGVIFRGLRIKGKKNLKHLKKERFILVSNHVHVLDAIWIGSLIFPRKIYVTMLQSNLGLPFVGKILRVAGGIPIPETKELMVHFLDELKTELSKKTPVLVMPEASIKPYHVGIRKFLSGAFRFAADADAKILPFVYVYKNPNFIQKLYKKKPRIHLHILEPVEVVLGETKQQTLTLTKNKVHQIMSDYFNKHSDLKEENYNEPQKLIESNKRFTKARRALLEVLKDRHLTFKEIYEELSKKGYTNISTLYNNLQFFLDNNLIIKINLDGVKYYDLGLDNPFHDHDSHLHMVIKDEDEYNPTIKEIDYPEIYDAIKSHPVFKHYDIEYIRILVSASPSKHKHK, from the coding sequence ATGGCGGATAATAACAAAAAAGTAGATCACGATTTTCAATTACTTAAAAACGTAAAAAAAGTCAAATTAGCTAAAGATTATAATTTCTTTAATCATAATCCTTTTTTTAAGTTATTATCATTTTTTACAGTATTATTGATTAAAGTTCTGGTCTTTTATGTGTTTGGAGTTATTTTTAGAGGTCTTAGAATTAAGGGTAAAAAGAACTTAAAACATCTTAAAAAAGAAAGATTCATTCTTGTGTCAAACCATGTGCATGTACTTGATGCCATATGGATTGGTTCATTAATATTTCCTAGAAAGATTTATGTAACGATGCTTCAATCTAATTTAGGGCTACCATTTGTAGGAAAAATACTGCGTGTTGCAGGTGGAATTCCAATACCTGAAACTAAGGAACTTATGGTACACTTCTTAGATGAATTAAAAACTGAACTATCTAAAAAAACACCAGTACTTGTTATGCCTGAGGCATCTATTAAGCCATATCATGTGGGTATTAGAAAATTCTTGAGTGGTGCATTTAGATTTGCTGCAGATGCTGATGCTAAAATATTACCATTTGTCTATGTCTATAAAAATCCTAATTTTATTCAAAAACTTTACAAGAAAAAACCTAGAATCCATTTACATATATTAGAGCCTGTTGAAGTTGTTCTTGGTGAAACCAAACAACAAACACTCACACTGACTAAAAATAAAGTCCATCAAATTATGAGTGATTATTTTAACAAGCATTCAGATTTAAAGGAGGAAAACTACAATGAACCTCAGAAATTAATTGAATCCAATAAACGTTTTACAAAAGCTAGAAGAGCTTTACTTGAAGTCTTAAAAGATCGTCACTTAACATTTAAAGAAATTTATGAAGAATTATCTAAAAAAGGATACACCAACATTTCAACACTTTACAACAACTTACAATTTTTCTTAGATAATAACTTAATTATTAAAATTAACCTAGATGGTGTGAAGTACTACGACTTAGGTCTAGACAATCCCTTCCATGATCATGACTCACATTTACATATGGTCATCAAGGATGAAGATGAATATAATCCTACCATTAAAGAAATTGATTACCCAGAAATCTATGATGCGATTAAATCTCATCCAGTATTTAAACACTATGATATTGAATATATCAGAATCTTAGTTTCTGCAAGTCCCTCTAAACATAAACATAAATAA
- the dnaK gene encoding molecular chaperone DnaK, translating to MAKTNKIIGIDLGTTNSVVSVMEGNEAKVIPNAEGGRTTPSIVAFKGDEILVGEVAKRQLITNPDTIYSIKRHMGDLNYKVKAAGKEFTPQQISAYILQNLKKTAEDYLGATVTEAVITVPAYFNDAQRQATKDAGTIAGLNVRRIINEPTASALAYGIDKTDKEQTILVFDLGGGTFDVSILHLADGTFEVVSTSGDNKLGGDDFDHKIYEFLAAEFNKEHGIDLLKDKMALQRLRDAAEKAKKELSGVTTSSISLPFITMGAAGPLHFEYNLTRAKFNELTKDLVDRTMVSVRRALADAKLTNSDINQILLVGGSTRIPAVQELVTKEFGKEPNRSVNPDEVVAMGAAIQGAVLAGDVKDVLLLDVTPLSLGIETLGGVATRLIERNTTIPTSKSQVFSTAADNQPAVDIHVLQGERPMAADNKTLGRFQLTDIPPARRGVPQIEVTFDIDANGIVSVKAKDLGTNKEQKITISGNGGLSKEEIDAMIKQAEENAEADNKRKESADARNEADSMIFQSRKAIEDLGAEVTDEEKETVENAIKDLEEALKGDDVEAIKAKNEALAKASQSIAMKAYEKANKSNGSDVNGATDADDNKDDAVEAEFTEKQ from the coding sequence ATGGCGAAGACAAATAAAATTATTGGAATTGACTTAGGAACTACAAACTCAGTTGTATCAGTGATGGAAGGTAACGAAGCAAAAGTTATCCCAAATGCTGAAGGTGGACGTACAACACCAAGTATCGTTGCTTTTAAAGGTGACGAAATATTAGTGGGTGAAGTTGCGAAACGCCAACTTATTACAAACCCAGATACAATTTATAGTATCAAACGTCACATGGGTGATTTAAACTATAAAGTAAAAGCAGCTGGTAAAGAATTTACACCTCAACAAATTTCTGCTTATATCTTACAAAACTTAAAGAAAACAGCAGAAGATTACCTAGGTGCAACAGTTACTGAAGCAGTTATTACTGTACCTGCATATTTTAATGACGCTCAACGTCAAGCTACAAAAGACGCTGGTACAATCGCAGGATTAAACGTTAGACGTATTATTAACGAACCAACAGCATCAGCACTAGCTTATGGTATTGATAAAACAGACAAAGAACAAACTATCTTAGTATTTGACTTAGGTGGTGGTACATTTGACGTGTCTATCTTACACTTAGCTGATGGTACATTTGAAGTTGTATCAACATCAGGTGATAACAAACTTGGTGGGGACGACTTTGACCACAAAATTTATGAATTCTTAGCAGCTGAATTTAATAAAGAACACGGTATTGATTTACTAAAAGATAAAATGGCTTTACAACGTCTACGTGATGCAGCAGAAAAAGCTAAGAAAGAATTATCAGGTGTAACAACAAGTTCTATTTCTCTACCATTTATTACAATGGGAGCAGCAGGTCCGTTACACTTTGAATATAACTTAACGCGTGCTAAATTTAATGAATTGACTAAAGATTTAGTAGATCGTACAATGGTATCTGTTAGACGTGCTTTAGCTGATGCTAAATTAACAAACTCTGATATTAATCAAATCTTATTAGTTGGTGGTTCAACAAGAATTCCAGCTGTTCAAGAACTTGTAACAAAAGAATTTGGTAAAGAACCTAATAGATCGGTAAACCCTGATGAAGTTGTAGCAATGGGTGCTGCAATCCAAGGTGCTGTTTTAGCAGGGGATGTTAAAGACGTATTATTACTTGACGTTACACCATTATCATTAGGTATTGAAACACTTGGTGGTGTCGCAACAAGATTAATCGAAAGAAATACAACAATTCCTACATCTAAATCACAAGTATTCTCAACTGCAGCAGATAACCAACCAGCTGTAGACATTCACGTATTACAAGGTGAAAGACCAATGGCAGCTGACAATAAAACACTTGGACGCTTCCAATTAACAGATATTCCACCAGCAAGACGTGGTGTACCTCAAATTGAAGTTACATTTGATATTGACGCAAACGGTATTGTTTCTGTTAAAGCTAAAGACTTAGGTACAAATAAAGAACAAAAGATTACAATCTCTGGTAACGGTGGATTATCTAAAGAAGAAATTGATGCAATGATCAAACAAGCTGAAGAAAACGCAGAAGCAGATAACAAACGTAAAGAATCTGCAGATGCTAGAAACGAAGCTGATAGCATGATTTTCCAATCTAGAAAAGCAATCGAAGACTTAGGTGCTGAAGTTACAGATGAAGAAAAAGAAACCGTAGAAAACGCAATTAAAGACTTAGAAGAAGCATTAAAAGGTGATGACGTAGAAGCTATTAAAGCTAAAAATGAAGCACTTGCTAAAGCGAGCCAATCTATTGCTATGAAAGCATACGAAAAAGCTAACAAATCAAACGGATCAGATGTAAACGGAGCAACTGATGCAGATGATAATAAAGATGATGCTGTAGAAGCTGAATTTACTGAAAAACAATAA
- a CDS encoding NAD(+) synthase — MTQHGILKVSLASPEIKLGNPLLNVEPILNILNHESSGLVLFPELSLTGYTSGDLFFQLDYINKTNEALSKIMNGTTYQGVYILGMPLKVGDALFNVAVVIQNKKILGVIPKYHLPNSKEFNEKRWFQSGFNYELDTVEVLGQTVPFGDMVFKDELHDIGFGVEICQDMWAIETPGNHLSLSGAHLILNLSASPETMGKQTVRKHTVLDASRRQLSGYLYTASASSESTMDVVFTPHKIAASLGSLIIESSLLDPKEVLRVDMDIEAIRYQRRIDSTFKDEQNGYTQSTTKVHVDFFTNNDYVFERPLNKTPFLPKVGDKESLLIANQIQVQGLVQKIKHLGKPKIIIGISGGLDSTLALLVAHQAIKKLNGDVKDIIGVTMPSQVTSKGSKTDAILLMEKLGITALEIPIEDQVKLHLESLNHGGSTDITYENAQARIRTLILMNLSNKHQGFVLGTGDLSEIALGWMTFNGDHMSMYNVNAGVPKTLVQALVKLHSEHNYQDIKDILISILNRPISPELKENQKTEDVIGTYEINDFMLHHLLENGASEEKLSFLVRHTFGLSVEASDLYAKRLLNRFYQSQFKRQVMPEGPKVLRISLSPRGDLRLPSDMNRK; from the coding sequence ATGACACAACACGGTATATTAAAAGTTTCACTTGCAAGTCCTGAAATCAAATTAGGTAATCCACTGCTCAATGTGGAACCTATTTTAAATATACTTAATCATGAATCCTCTGGGTTAGTTTTATTTCCTGAACTATCATTAACTGGTTACACCTCAGGAGATTTATTTTTCCAATTAGATTACATCAATAAAACAAATGAAGCACTAAGTAAAATTATGAATGGAACAACTTATCAAGGTGTGTACATATTAGGTATGCCTTTAAAAGTAGGGGATGCACTTTTTAATGTTGCAGTAGTTATTCAAAATAAGAAGATACTTGGTGTGATACCTAAGTATCACCTACCAAATTCAAAAGAGTTTAATGAAAAGCGCTGGTTCCAATCAGGTTTTAACTATGAGCTTGATACAGTGGAAGTACTTGGACAAACCGTCCCATTTGGTGATATGGTCTTTAAAGATGAATTACATGACATTGGATTTGGTGTAGAAATATGCCAAGATATGTGGGCGATTGAGACACCTGGAAATCATTTAAGTCTAAGTGGTGCTCATCTGATTTTAAACTTATCGGCCTCACCTGAAACCATGGGTAAACAAACGGTTAGAAAACACACTGTATTAGATGCTTCAAGAAGACAGTTAAGTGGTTATTTATACACTGCTTCTGCATCATCAGAATCAACAATGGATGTCGTGTTTACACCACATAAGATAGCAGCTAGTTTGGGTAGTTTGATTATTGAATCTAGTCTATTAGATCCTAAAGAAGTTTTAAGAGTAGACATGGACATAGAAGCTATTCGCTATCAAAGAAGAATTGATTCTACCTTTAAAGATGAACAAAATGGCTATACACAATCAACAACTAAAGTTCATGTAGACTTTTTTACTAACAATGACTATGTATTTGAAAGACCTTTAAACAAAACACCATTCCTACCTAAAGTAGGCGATAAAGAAAGTTTACTGATTGCTAATCAAATACAAGTACAAGGTTTAGTTCAAAAAATCAAACATCTAGGAAAACCTAAGATTATTATTGGTATCTCAGGTGGTTTGGATAGTACACTTGCTTTATTAGTTGCTCATCAAGCAATTAAAAAACTAAATGGTGATGTTAAAGATATCATCGGTGTTACTATGCCTAGTCAAGTAACCTCTAAAGGTTCTAAGACAGATGCCATCTTACTCATGGAAAAATTAGGTATCACAGCACTTGAAATTCCAATTGAAGATCAAGTAAAACTTCATCTTGAAAGTTTAAATCATGGTGGTAGTACAGATATTACCTATGAAAATGCACAGGCTAGAATCCGTACACTCATATTAATGAATCTATCAAACAAACACCAAGGATTTGTTTTAGGTACAGGTGACTTAAGCGAAATAGCGCTTGGTTGGATGACTTTTAATGGTGATCATATGAGTATGTATAATGTCAATGCTGGTGTACCTAAAACACTTGTTCAAGCACTTGTTAAGCTGCACAGTGAACATAACTACCAAGATATTAAAGATATATTAATAAGTATTTTAAACCGACCAATCAGCCCAGAATTAAAAGAAAATCAAAAAACTGAGGATGTCATTGGTACATATGAAATTAATGATTTTATGCTGCATCATTTATTAGAAAATGGTGCGAGTGAAGAAAAATTATCCTTCCTAGTTAGACACACATTTGGTCTATCTGTAGAAGCATCAGATCTTTATGCAAAAAGATTATTAAACAGGTTTTATCAGTCACAGTTTAAGCGTCAAGTGATGCCTGAGGGACCAAAAGTGTTAAGGATAAGCTTATCACCTAGAGGTGATTTACGCTTACCTTCAGATATGAATAGAAAGTAG
- a CDS encoding YceD family protein, with protein sequence MKIETKLLESKTLIDNPIDLNYLINDAADIISLNDVNVKGTIYRKYDEVTFNLTVTLDVVQKCTYTLKPVTYPLTFDTEILFSNDLETYDYVPTDIIDLDEVIFAEILLHKEVNVYHESANPSDFQDPKETHPAFKSLKEKYKD encoded by the coding sequence ATGAAAATAGAAACTAAACTACTTGAATCTAAAACCTTAATTGATAATCCAATCGACTTGAATTACCTTATCAATGATGCAGCTGATATCATTTCATTAAATGATGTCAATGTTAAAGGCACAATCTATCGTAAGTATGATGAAGTCACATTTAATTTAACCGTTACACTTGATGTGGTACAAAAATGTACATATACACTAAAGCCTGTAACATACCCTTTAACATTTGATACAGAAATACTCTTTTCAAATGATTTAGAAACCTATGATTATGTACCAACAGACATCATAGACTTGGATGAAGTCATCTTTGCAGAAATACTTTTACACAAAGAAGTAAATGTGTATCATGAATCAGCAAACCCTAGTGACTTTCAAGACCCCAAGGAAACCCATCCAGCTTTTAAGAGTTTAAAAGAAAAATATAAAGATTAG
- the nadD gene encoding nicotinate (nicotinamide) nucleotide adenylyltransferase yields the protein MVLVYGGSFNPPTIAHEAIIHKLHEEFKPKKILIVPTGNYFSWKTDLIDFEHRFKMVELMTQHLDYVEISRLENTKAFLGSYHTLNELSKRYDDLYFVVGADHIKTLDQWKDYKKLIENYKFILLTRNNYTFDDDLLSKLGLKYEKMMFQSDISSSEIRKNLNQNLDKLNLNVKTYILENKLYEEVKV from the coding sequence ATGGTACTTGTCTATGGGGGAAGCTTTAACCCACCAACCATTGCTCATGAAGCAATTATACATAAATTACATGAAGAATTCAAACCTAAAAAAATCTTAATTGTCCCAACAGGCAATTATTTTAGTTGGAAGACGGACCTAATTGACTTCGAACATCGTTTCAAGATGGTTGAACTTATGACGCAACATTTAGATTATGTCGAAATCAGTAGACTAGAAAATACGAAAGCATTTTTAGGTTCCTATCATACCTTGAATGAACTAAGTAAACGCTATGATGATTTGTATTTTGTAGTAGGTGCAGACCATATAAAGACTTTAGATCAATGGAAAGATTATAAAAAGTTGATTGAAAACTATAAATTTATCTTGCTTACTAGAAATAACTATACTTTTGATGATGATTTACTCAGTAAGCTTGGTTTAAAGTATGAAAAAATGATGTTTCAAAGTGATATAAGTAGTTCTGAAATTAGAAAAAACTTAAATCAAAATTTAGACAAATTAAACTTAAATGTAAAAACATATATTTTAGAAAATAAACTCTATGAAGAGGTGAAAGTATGA
- the mnmA gene encoding tRNA 2-thiouridine(34) synthase MnmA has translation MKKKVLIGLSGGVDSSVAALILLQQGYDVEAVFMRNWDSATNMDFRGNPTLYDETCEQEKDYQDALKVANKLGIKLHRVDFIHEYWDRVFSYFIDEYEKNRTPNPDVLCNNEIKFKAFIDYSEKFKPDYIAMGHYAQIDHTGDEPKLIRAVDSNKDQTYFLSQLKTEQLRNVLFPIGNLPKSEVRRIAKEHDLATADKKDSTGICFIGERHFNEFLLNYLPAKEGDMRRLDGTFIKRHFGLMNYTIGQRKGLGIGGTTDTTDAWFVVGKDLSTNTLYVEPGFEHPYLYSDEALITEVKWRGAKRDGKFTAKFRYRQEDQDVEIKWIDDETFKVFYPQKIRAVTPGQVCAIYEDEVCVGSGFISVVYNEGEKRLYS, from the coding sequence TTGAAAAAGAAAGTATTAATCGGACTATCAGGCGGAGTCGACTCTTCAGTCGCTGCTTTGATACTGTTACAACAAGGCTATGATGTAGAAGCGGTATTCATGCGTAATTGGGATTCAGCAACAAATATGGATTTTAGAGGCAACCCAACGTTATATGATGAAACATGTGAACAAGAAAAAGATTACCAAGATGCATTAAAAGTAGCAAATAAATTGGGTATTAAATTACATAGAGTAGATTTTATTCATGAATACTGGGATCGTGTTTTTTCATATTTCATTGATGAATATGAAAAGAATAGAACACCAAATCCTGACGTATTATGTAATAATGAAATAAAATTTAAAGCATTTATCGATTATAGTGAAAAGTTTAAACCAGACTATATTGCAATGGGTCACTATGCTCAAATTGATCATACAGGTGATGAACCAAAACTAATTAGAGCAGTAGATTCTAATAAAGATCAAACATACTTTTTAAGTCAACTTAAAACAGAACAATTAAGAAATGTCTTATTCCCAATTGGTAATTTACCAAAGAGTGAAGTTAGAAGAATTGCTAAAGAGCATGATCTAGCTACAGCTGATAAAAAAGACTCTACCGGTATTTGTTTTATTGGTGAACGTCATTTTAATGAATTCTTACTAAACTACCTACCTGCAAAAGAAGGCGATATGAGACGTTTAGATGGCACTTTTATTAAACGTCACTTTGGTTTAATGAACTATACAATTGGTCAAAGAAAAGGCTTAGGTATCGGTGGTACAACCGATACAACAGATGCTTGGTTTGTTGTAGGTAAAGACTTATCTACAAACACACTGTATGTTGAACCAGGTTTTGAGCATCCTTATTTATATTCAGATGAAGCATTAATTACTGAAGTTAAGTGGCGTGGAGCAAAAAGAGATGGTAAATTTACAGCGAAATTCAGATATCGCCAAGAAGACCAAGATGTTGAAATTAAATGGATTGATGACGAAACATTTAAAGTCTTTTATCCTCAAAAAATACGTGCAGTAACACCGGGTCAAGTGTGTGCGATTTATGAAGATGAAGTGTGTGTTGGTTCAGGATTTATTTCAGTAGTATACAATGAAGGGGAAAAAAGATTATATAGCTAA
- a CDS encoding lipoate--protein ligase, whose protein sequence is MILIKHHNEGNLEPYFYFALEKYVLEHLLKDNETYFFTWRIKGIVSGKNQVIENEINIPYVKEHNVKFFRRPTGGGSVYADENNTMFTIITKRSGQNFSFKNYLVKITDAFKKLGVNLDFSGRNDILLDGKKVSGNAFLQNKYGMLMHGTMMYDLDIETMVRALNPPDEKLISKGIASVRSRVNNLKPYLNGMSHDELVSYLETELTSSVYEINQEEVEQLKKDAKFYASSEWLYRSQPEYTQKLSKRFDWGHIDMRFNIKSGMIQNVDITGDFFELKEDLKSLEKPLLNQVWSYASIKEILNSIEVDKIILNATNEDILALFDNAFIETNN, encoded by the coding sequence ATGATACTTATAAAACATCATAATGAAGGTAATTTAGAACCATACTTTTATTTTGCATTAGAAAAATATGTATTAGAACATTTACTTAAAGACAATGAAACCTATTTCTTCACCTGGAGAATAAAAGGCATTGTTTCAGGTAAGAACCAAGTCATTGAAAATGAAATTAATATTCCCTATGTCAAAGAACATAATGTGAAATTCTTTAGAAGACCCACTGGTGGCGGATCTGTCTATGCAGATGAAAATAACACCATGTTTACAATTATTACCAAAAGAAGTGGACAAAACTTCTCATTTAAAAACTACTTAGTCAAAATCACTGATGCATTTAAAAAACTAGGTGTTAATCTAGATTTTAGTGGTAGAAATGATATCTTATTAGATGGTAAAAAGGTATCTGGTAATGCATTCTTACAAAACAAGTATGGTATGTTAATGCATGGAACTATGATGTATGATTTAGATATTGAAACGATGGTGCGTGCATTAAATCCACCGGATGAGAAACTTATTTCTAAAGGTATTGCAAGTGTAAGAAGTCGTGTAAACAATCTAAAACCTTATTTAAATGGAATGAGTCATGATGAATTAGTTAGTTATCTTGAAACAGAACTAACAAGCAGTGTTTATGAAATCAATCAAGAAGAAGTAGAACAACTTAAAAAAGATGCTAAATTTTATGCAAGTTCAGAATGGCTATACCGTTCTCAACCAGAATATACTCAAAAGCTATCTAAACGATTTGATTGGGGACATATCGATATGCGTTTTAACATCAAATCAGGTATGATTCAAAACGTAGATATCACTGGAGATTTCTTTGAGCTCAAAGAAGATTTAAAATCCCTTGAAAAACCATTATTAAACCAAGTTTGGAGCTATGCATCCATTAAAGAAATTTTAAACAGTATCGAAGTAGATAAGATCATTTTAAACGCTACAAATGAAGATATCTTAGCACTCTTTGATAATGCTTTTATAGAGACAAATAACTAA
- the rsmH gene encoding 16S rRNA (cytosine(1402)-N(4))-methyltransferase RsmH, translated as MKHISVLLNESIEGLNIKPNGIYVDATLGGGGHSLEILKKLDKGHLYAFDQDAYAIGRATERLKDFSNKTFIQSNFSFIKEKLNELGIYQVDGIIFDLGLSSFQIDDETRGFSYLKDYDLDMRMNKDATLTAKEIVNTYERQKLADIFRAYGDEENAWKIAGMIVDRRPLNTTLELVEITDIANKGMKGHSAKRVFQALRIEVNKELEVLERALNSALELLNIGGRLSIITFQSLEDKMVKSFYKTHSQMDYPKNIDIRTFPKPPLKIITRKPVLPSEIELEHNSRSRSAKLRIAEKQS; from the coding sequence ATGAAACATATCAGTGTATTATTAAATGAATCGATAGAAGGTCTAAACATCAAACCAAACGGTATCTATGTAGATGCTACTTTAGGTGGTGGTGGACACTCCCTAGAAATATTAAAAAAACTTGATAAAGGGCACTTATATGCTTTTGATCAAGATGCTTATGCAATTGGTAGAGCAACCGAAAGATTAAAAGACTTTAGCAATAAAACATTTATTCAATCAAATTTTTCATTTATAAAAGAAAAATTAAATGAACTGGGCATATATCAAGTAGATGGTATTATTTTTGACCTTGGTTTATCCTCATTTCAAATTGATGATGAAACTAGAGGGTTTTCATATCTTAAAGACTATGATTTAGACATGCGTATGAACAAGGATGCAACCCTAACAGCTAAAGAAATCGTAAACACTTATGAAAGACAAAAACTAGCAGATATCTTTAGAGCTTATGGTGATGAAGAAAATGCCTGGAAAATTGCAGGCATGATTGTAGATAGAAGACCACTAAACACAACATTAGAATTAGTTGAGATAACAGATATTGCTAATAAAGGCATGAAAGGGCACTCTGCTAAGCGTGTTTTCCAGGCTTTGAGAATCGAGGTCAACAAGGAGTTAGAAGTACTTGAAAGAGCCTTGAATAGCGCCTTAGAACTCCTTAATATCGGTGGTAGATTATCCATCATTACCTTCCAATCACTAGAAGATAAAATGGTAAAATCTTTTTATAAAACACATAGTCAAATGGATTACCCTAAAAACATAGATATTAGAACATTTCCAAAGCCACCTTTAAAAATTATTACAAGAAAACCGGTACTACCTTCAGAAATAGAACTAGAACATAATTCTAGAAGTCGTTCTGCTAAATTAAGAATCGCTGAAAAGCAAAGCTAA
- the dnaJ gene encoding molecular chaperone DnaJ — translation MAKRDYYDVLGISKSASQDEIKKAYRSLAKKYHPDVSKEKDAETKFKEVQEAYDVLNDSNKKAQYDRFGHAGTGQDPFGGAGGGFGGFGGFDDIISQFFGGGQTRRTRQTSNVGEDLNMRMTIDFMEAVLGTTKNVSVDITQDCGHCHGSGAESSKDVHTCSKCHGQGFINVDQRTMFGTMRSQQVCPQCQGEGQTIDNKCHVCSGAGRVKAKKTVDVKVPAGVDNEMTLRVPGYGNGGRKGAESGDLYITFRVKPHKIFKRRGSDIILDVPITFTQAALGDKIDIPTIYGEVELTIPAGIQSGTELKLKNKGTKDPRTGKTGDQHVIVNIETPKNLSSEEKKLFEQLSKLDSPRKKSGWDKFKSFFTN, via the coding sequence ATGGCAAAAAGAGATTATTATGATGTGCTAGGTATATCAAAAAGTGCATCTCAAGACGAAATTAAAAAAGCTTACAGAAGTTTAGCTAAAAAATATCACCCTGACGTTTCAAAGGAAAAAGATGCTGAAACAAAATTTAAAGAAGTTCAAGAAGCCTATGATGTCTTAAATGATTCAAATAAAAAAGCACAATACGATAGATTTGGTCATGCTGGTACTGGACAAGATCCATTTGGTGGTGCTGGTGGTGGTTTTGGCGGATTTGGTGGCTTTGATGACATTATTAGCCAATTCTTTGGTGGTGGACAAACACGTAGAACACGTCAAACATCAAATGTTGGTGAAGACTTAAATATGCGTATGACCATCGATTTTATGGAAGCAGTTTTAGGTACAACAAAAAATGTTTCTGTAGATATCACTCAAGATTGTGGTCACTGTCATGGCTCTGGTGCAGAAAGTTCAAAAGACGTTCATACCTGTAGCAAATGTCATGGTCAAGGATTTATTAACGTAGACCAACGTACCATGTTTGGTACAATGAGAAGTCAACAAGTATGTCCACAATGTCAAGGTGAAGGGCAAACAATTGATAACAAATGTCATGTTTGTTCCGGTGCTGGACGTGTTAAGGCTAAAAAGACAGTGGATGTGAAAGTACCTGCTGGTGTCGATAATGAAATGACATTACGCGTACCAGGTTATGGTAATGGTGGTAGAAAAGGTGCTGAATCAGGTGACCTATACATCACATTTAGAGTGAAACCACATAAAATATTTAAACGTCGTGGTTCAGATATCATTTTAGATGTACCTATTACATTTACGCAAGCTGCACTTGGAGACAAAATTGATATACCAACTATTTATGGTGAAGTAGAGTTAACCATACCTGCAGGTATTCAATCTGGTACTGAACTTAAATTAAAAAATAAGGGAACAAAAGATCCAAGAACTGGTAAGACAGGTGATCAACATGTTATCGTCAATATTGAGACACCTAAAAACTTATCTAGTGAGGAAAAGAAATTATTTGAACAGTTAAGTAAACTGGATTCCCCAAGAAAGAAATCTGGTTGGGATAAATTCAAATCATTCTTTACAAATTAA
- the rpmF gene encoding 50S ribosomal protein L32, with product MAVPFRRQSKGRKRRRRSHYKLKTPTIVVDPQTGEFTLPHRVTPNSGYYKGQLVLAKKVKKED from the coding sequence ATGGCAGTTCCATTTAGAAGACAAAGTAAAGGAAGAAAACGCCGTCGTCGTTCACACTATAAGTTAAAGACTCCAACAATCGTAGTTGATCCACAAACAGGAGAATTTACCTTACCACACAGAGTCACTCCAAACAGTGGCTATTATAAAGGTCAATTAGTATTAGCTAAAAAAGTTAAGAAAGAAGATTAA